A window of the Hevea brasiliensis isolate MT/VB/25A 57/8 chromosome 6, ASM3005281v1, whole genome shotgun sequence genome harbors these coding sequences:
- the LOC110632658 gene encoding uncharacterized protein LOC110632658, translated as MHAKTDSEGTSVDTSWQLRSPPRRPVYYVQSPSNHDVEKMSYGSSPTGSPAHHYYHCSPIHHSRESSTSRFSASLKNPRSLSAWKHVQINQDDNDDDEMDDDDGGSARNVRLYLCGFLFFVLLFTIFCLILWGASKAYKPKIFVKNMVFENFNVQAGSDQTGVPTDMLSLNSTVKIHYRNPSAFFAVHVTSTPLELHYYQLKMASGQMKRFTQSRKSQRTVITVLQASQIPLYGGVPLLANAKDHIEKVAVPLNLTFVVRSRAYILGRLVKSKFYKRIRCPVTLHGNKLGKPINLTASCVYH; from the exons ATGCATGCCAAGACAGACTCCGAGGGAACCAGTGTCGACACCTCATGGCAGCTGCGATCACCACCGCGGAGGCCGGTGTACTACGTCCAGAGCCCCTCAAACCATGACGTGGAGAAGATGTCATATGGGTCTAGCCCAACTGGCTCGCCAGCTCACCATTATTATCATTGTTCACCTATTCACCACTCTCGCGAGTCCTCCACGTCGCGCTTCTCGGCGTCTCTTAAGAACCCTAGAAGCCTCTCTGCCTGGAAGCACGTACAGATTAATCAGGACGATAATGACGATGATGAAATGGACGACGATGATGGTGGTTCTGCTCGGAATGTGAGATTGTATCTGTGTGGGTTTTTGTTCTTCGTTTTACTGTTCACCATTTTCTGCTTGATTTTGTGGGGCGCTAGCAAGGCCTACAAGCCTAAAATCTTCGTTAAG AACATGGTTTTCGAGAACTTTAATGTCCAAGCCGGAAGTGATCAGACAGGAGTGCCAACAGACATGCTGTCGTTGAATTCTACGGTCAAGATTCACTACAGAAATCCCTCCGCATTCTTCGCCGTCCACGTAACCTCTACCCCTCTTGAGCTTCACTATTACCAGCTGAAGATGGCCTCTGGACAG ATGAAGAGGTTTACTCAATCGAGGAAGAGCCAAAGGACAGTGATAACAGTGTTGCAAGCTTCTCAAATTCCCTTGTATGGAGGGGTGCCACTTCTTGCCAATGCGAAAGATCACATTGAAAAAGTAGCAGTGCCTCTGAACCTGACATTTGTGGTGAGATCAAGAGCTTACATTTTGGGAAGATTGGTGAAGTCCAAATTCTACAAGCGTATAAGATGCCCTGTTACTCTTCATGGGAACAAGCTTGGCAAGCCCATCAACTTGACAGCTTCTTGTGTTTACCATTGA